In the Bacteroidia bacterium genome, CATGGCTTTCGTATAGAGGTCATTTGGAAAACATTTCTAACAATATGCTAATTGGAGCAGTAAATAACTTTACAGAAAAAACAAATTCTGTAAAAAATCTTTTAACCGGCGAGTATAACGAAGTTCCAAAAGTAGCAAGAGCATATAAAGCTCAGGGTATTGGGTCTGTTGTTGTGGGCGACGAAAATTATGGCGAAGGTTCATCACGTGAGCATGCAGCAATGGAACCACGTCACTTAAACGTAAAAGCAGTTTTGGTAAAATCATTTGCCCGTATTCATGAAACTAATCTGAAAAAACAAGGAATGTTAGCTTTAACTTTTATTGATAAAGCTGATTACGAAAAAATTCAGGAAAATGATAAAATAGATATTATGGGCTTACACAAATTTGCTCCCGGAAAAAATCTACTAGTTGTTTTACATCATGCAGACGGAACAAAAGAAGAATTTGAAGTAGCTCATACATATAATGAAATGCAGATTGGTTGGTTTAAGGCAGGAAGTGCTTTAAATTTAATTGCAAAACAAGCACAAATGTCTAAAGCGTAAAAAATAACAAAATATAAAAATGGAAGAAAAATCACCTGTAATTATCTGGACTAAAATTGATGAAGCACCTGCGTTAGCTTCGTATTCTTTGTTACCAATTGTTAATGCATTTACCAAAGCAGCCGGTGTTGAAGTTGAAACACGCGACATTTCATTAGCTGGAAGAATTATTGCTAATTTTCCTGATAATTTAAAGGAAGATCAGAAGATTCACGATTACCTTACCGAATTAGGAAATCTTACCTTAACAAAAGAAGCAAATATTATAAAATTGCCAAATATTAGCGCTTCAGTTCCTCAATTAATAGCAGCTATTCAGGAATTAAATTCAAAAGGTTATAATATTCCTAATTATCCCGAAGAACCAAAAACAGAAGAAGAACATAAACTTGTAGAAAGATTTGCTAAAGTTTTAGGCTCTGCTGTAAATCCAGTTTTACGTGAAGGAAATTCTGACAGACGTTCTGCTGCTTCCGTAAAAAAGTTTTCTCAGAAAAACCCTCATCGAATGATGAAAGCATGGAGTGCTGATTCAAAATCACATGTGTCTTTCATGAAAGCAAATGATTTTTTTGGCAACGAAAAATCTTTTGTAGCTCAAAATAACAATAGTTTTAAGATTGAATTTGCTAATGAAAACGGAGTAACCTCTGTTTTGAAAGATGGTTTAAAATTTACTACAAACGAAGTAATTGATTGTACTTTCATGTCGGCAAAAGCATTAAAAGAATTTTATGCTCAGCAAATACAGGATGCAAAAGAAAAAGGAATTCTTCTTTCTTTACATTTGAAAGCTACCATGATGAAGGTTTCCGATCCAGTAATGTTTGGATATGCAGTTGAAGTATTTTACAAAGAAGTTCTTGATAAACATGCTGATGCATTAAAAGAAATTGGTTTTAACCAGAATAATGGTATTGCTGATTTATATGCTAGATTAGACAAACTTCCTGTAGAAAAACAAAAAGAAATTGAAGCTGATATTCAGGCTTTATATACCAAACAACCTGCATTAGCAATGGTTGATTCTGATAAAGGAATTACAAATTTACATGTGCCAAACAACATCATTATTGATGCTTCAATGCCTGTTGTTATCCGCGATGGTGGCAAAATGTGGAATACAGCTAATAAACTTCAGGACACAAAATGTGTAGTTCCTGATCGTTGTTATTCTACCTTATATCAGGTTGTAATTGAAGATTGTATTAAAAACGGACAATATAACCCGGCTACTATGGGTAGCGTTTCTAATGTTGGTTTAATGGCTCAAAAAGCTGAGGAATATGGTTCTCATCCAACAACTTTCATTATAAAAGAAAACGGTACTGTTAAAGTAATTGCTGAAGATGGTGTAGTTTTAATGGAACAAAAAGTTGAGAAAGGCGATATCTGGAGAATGTCGAGAGTAAAAGATATTCCAATTAATGACTGGGTAAAATTGGCTGTAACAAGAGCTAGGCAATCAAATACTCCGGCTATTTTCTGGTTAGATAAAAACCGTGCTCACGATGCACAGATTATTAAAAAAGTTGAACTTTATTTAAAAGACCATGATTTAACAAATCTCGAAATAAAAATCATGTGTCCCGATGATGCAATAAGATACACACTTGAAAGAACAAGAGCAGGAAAAGACACAATATCAGTTACCGGAAATGTATTGAGAGATTATTTAACCGATTTATTTCCAATTTTAGAACTTGGCACTAGCGCAAGAATGTTATCTATTGTTCCTTTATTAGGCGGTGGTGGATTATTCGAAACCGGTGCAGGTGGTTCGGCTCCAAAACACGTTCAACAATTTTTGGAAGAAAGCCATTTAAGATGGGATTCTTTGGGAGAATTTTTAGCATTAACTGTTTCATTAGAACATTTAGGATATAACTTCAACAATAAAGTTGCTTTAGATTTAGCAAAAGCACTTGATAACGCAGTTGGAAAATACCTAGAAAATCAAAAAGAACCTTCTAAAAAAGCAGGTGAGCTTGATAACAGAGGCAGTCATTTTTATTTAGCAATGTATTGGGCACAGGCTCTTGCAGAGCAAAATGAAAATGCAGATTTGAAAGCAAAATTCACAGTTGCAGCAAAACAATTAGCAGAAAATGAAACTATAATTTTAAAAGAAATTGCAGAAACAGTTGGAAAACCTGCTGACATTGGTGGATACTATTTACCTGATGATAAAAAAGCAAATAATGCTTTAAGACCTAGCAAGACTTTAAATAAGATTATTGATTCGATTTAATATTTATACTTGCAATATGTTAAAAACCTCAGAATAATCTGAGGTTTTTTTGTTTTTTGCTTGTCGGGATTATAAATCCCAAATTATCACATTCCGGATTGCAAATCCGGAACAGCCTAGTAAAATAAAATTATCTTGGAAACATTTCCCTCTCAACTATCTCACAAATAATGTGACCAATAAGAATATGAGTTTCCTGAATACGTGGAGTATCAGTTGAAGGAACATTAATTAGTAAGTCAGAAAAATCTTTTATTTTACCACCAGTAGCACCGGTTAAAGCAATAGTATACATTCCCGATATTTTGGCTGTTGTTATAGCTCTAATAATATTTTCGGAATTACCAGAAGTTGAAATTGCAATTAAAACATCACCCGATTTCCCTGCACCAGAAATATATCGGGCATAAATTTCGTCAAAAGAATAATCATTTGCGACTGATGTTAAATACGATGTGTTTACATGAATTGCTTCAGCAGCAAGAGAAGGGCGATCAACATAAAACCTGCCCGAAAATTCAGCTGCAATATGTTGTGCATCGGCAGCGCTACCGCCATTTCCGCAAAGTAAAAGTTTTCCGCCAGCTTTATAACAACTAATTATTTTATTTGTAGCAGTCTCTATTGCAGATAATAGATTATTATCATTAAGCAAAGCTTGCTTTACAGAAATATTATTATTAATAATTTTTGCTATTTGTTCTGAATAATTAATCATAATAAATTGCAATTTGTTAGTTATACTGTTCTTCCGACTTACCTGTTATTTTACTATTGACCAAAAATATAGTTTCAGCCATACGTTTCCAGGAATATTTTGTTTTTTCTTTTGCTGCACCATCAGAAAAATATTGTTCTTTGTTATCAGAATAAAATTTACCGATAGCATTTGCAATAATAGCAGGATTTGGATCAATAACATATCCTACTTTTTCGTGAGGAACCATCTCGGCTAATCCACCCACATTAGTTACTATCATTGGTTTATTAAAATGATATGCAATTTGCGTAACACCGCTTTGAGTTGCATGTTTATAAGGCTGAACAACAATATCGGCAGCAGAGAAAAATGTTGCAACCTGATTATCAGGAATAAATTCAGGGAAAAATTTTACTCTTTCTTCCAACCCGAGTTCTTTAACCAGATTGTAGTAAAATTCAGAATTTGAATAAAATTCGCCTGCAACTAAAAGCTTTAAATCATTAGCATTTGCTCCATTTTCTTTCATTGAATAAAGTAAAAGATCAAGACCTTTATAATCGCGTATCAACCCAAAAAACAACATCCACCTTGAATTTTCATCAATTCCTAAAGTTTTACGTGCTTCATTTTTCGGAATTATTGCTCCAAAATGATCAAAAAGCGGATGCGGACAATAATCAACTAAAATATTTTTACTTGCTGTTCTAAGTTCTCCTTCAACTGCATGTGACATTACCACACAACCATCAACGGGTTTAATAAAATATTTTGCCAGCCACTTATCGCCAAACCGTTTTTCGTGAGGTAAATAATTATCTAGGACAGAAATAACTTTTGTGAATTTATTTTTCTTTGCTATTCTTGCTATGCTTCCAAAACACGGTCCCATAAATGGTAACCAAAAACGAATAAGTAAAATATCGGGACGCATTTTTTTAATTTTTCGCCCAACTTTAATCCACGAGAAAGGATTTATAGAATTTACTTCAATGCGAATATCTAGTCCTTCTGGCTTTGGTTCATTAGAATACTGAGTTTTTCCGGGAAAAAGAAATGACGGATATTGTAAACTAAAAGTGAAAATAACAACTTCATTGCCCGAATCCATGAACTCACGAGCCAAACGGTCGTTATTTGCAGCTATACCACCTCTAAAAGGGTGTGCCGGACCAACTATTACAATTTTTTTCCCCACTAAAACTTATTTTGTACTGTTTACAAAAGTAGCTTAATCTTTAAAAATACGATACATTTGCATCACAATCATTATTTCTTTATTTTTAAAAATGGTTAAATTATCTGCAATAATCTGTACTTACAACAGAGAAAAGTATTTACCACTTGCTCTTGATGCATTAATTAATCAAAAAGGAACGGAAAAAGGTGACTTCGAAATTGTAATTATAAACAATAATTCTACAGATAAAACTGAAGAAATTTCTCTCTCGTATCAAAAAAAATATACAGATATCCCTTTTGTTTATGCTACTGAAAGTAAACAAGGTTTATCGCATGCAAGAAATAAAGGGATAGAAGTTTCTAATGGAGAATTACTTGCATTTTTAGATGATGATGCTTTTGCAGATGAAAATTATATTAAAGATGTACTGAATTATTTTGAATTAAATCAACACATTAAAGCTGTTGGTGGAAGAATTTTACTTCACTTCGAAACACAAAAACCTGCCTGGTATACAAATTATTTAGGTTCGCTTTTAGGGTATTTTAATCCTTGGGATGAACCAAGATTATTTAATAAAAAACAATATCCGCGTGGTTCAAATATGGTTTACAAAAGCGAACTATTTAAAAAATATGGTGTTTTTAATCCCGAACTCGGTAGAATTGGTGCAGGAATGTTAGGTAGCGAAGAAAAAGAAATGTTTCAACGTATTTATTCGGGTAACGAAGCAATTTACTATTTACCCAAAGCTGTTATTTACCACATGGTTCCAATCGAAAGAACCTTAACTCCTTTTCTTAGAAAGCAGTCTGTTGGTGTTGGAAAAAGTGAAAGAATAAGAATTTTAACCACCAATCTAGGTTTTACAAAAAAGATTATTGAAGAAATTATAAAATGGAAAGTCTCATTTATTCTTTTCTTGTTTTACTTATTTACTTTCCGTCCGGCAAAGGGGAATATGCTTATTAGATTTAGGTATTGGGTATTTCTTGGATTAAGAGGAAAAGAATAATTTTTATTCTGCAGCTTCAACAGTAATTGTCACATTTTTTTCATTAACTGTAACAACATCTCCAACTCTTATTTTTGCGCGTTTTCTTAATTCAATGTTTCCATTTAATTGAACCATTTCTTCCTCTACCATTTGCTTTGCCTCACCACCACTAAAGCAGATTCTTGCAGCTTTTAACAGCTTTATAAGTTCAATATAGTCGCCGGTTATTGCAAATGTTTTTTGTGTCATATAAAAAAATAAGTGGTCCGTGAAGACACGAACCACAATAACGATTAATTAAAAAAATTAATTTGTTGCAGTTAACGGAACAAATACTCTTTGTTGCATCTCACGATCAAGCATTAACAATGCAGAGCCTTTTCCCTCAATCATTTTTAATTGTTCCAAAACACCGGTAACATTAGCTTCTTCTTCTACCTGTTCGTTAACAAACCACTGTAAGAAATTTGAAGCAGCATGATCTTTTTCAGATAAAGCAACATTCATTAAATTATTAATTAATGCAGTAACATGATTTTCATGTTTTAAGGTTTCTGCAAAAATATCAATAATGTTTTTCCAGCTTTCCTTAGGTGCTGCAATTGCATCAAATGTTACAGTTCCACCGCGCTCGATTACATAATCATGAAACTTTAATGCATGAGCTGTTTCTTCCTGATATTGTACATGCATCCAGTTTGCAAAACCTTTAAGGTTTTTTGTCTGGCACCAAGCAGCCATTGATAAATATAAATATGCTGAATAAAATTCTGCATTTATTTGTTTATTTATTTCTTTTTCAACTTTTTTAGATATCATAATATTTCTCTTTTATATTTAAATTTTATACAAAAATAAGCTTAAAAAGTAAAAAACAGATTCGATTAAAGTATTTTCTTGTCAAAGTTACGAAAGATTAACTTCAAAATGACTTACAAGCTAGTCAAATAAATGTGGGGTCATGTTGGCCCTTCGACAAGCTCAGGGTCGAAACATGTGTGAGGGGTTGTGTGCAGATCCTTCGAGTCCCTCAGGATGACAGAGTGTTGTGATTTCTAAAATTGGACTATTTATTATTTCATTTTGGTATAAGAATAAATTTATAATTATAAAAAAAAAGCCTTATTTTTTAAATCGTCCATTGATCATGAATTACTCCGACTAAGTAATAATTATCATTATACTTCTTATAAACTAATCTTAAACTACACCAATCTATACCTTCAAATTTTTTGTCGATACCGGAAAAATGATTTTCAGTAAAATCGCAATTTTTGTATACCGAATCAATATTGTTAATAGTATTACCGGTACAAATAATTTTATTTAATTCTTTTTTCTCAGCATTTAAAAAATCAGCACTATATACAAATTTCTTAAAATATTCATTAATGTTAAGTGAAATAATATCCCCACTTCCATCATAGCTACCCCAATTTATTGCATTTTGTTTTTTAACCAAATCAGCAAATTCACTTGACGATAATTTTACATCTTT is a window encoding:
- a CDS encoding SIS domain-containing protein, producing the protein MINYSEQIAKIINNNISVKQALLNDNNLLSAIETATNKIISCYKAGGKLLLCGNGGSAADAQHIAAEFSGRFYVDRPSLAAEAIHVNTSYLTSVANDYSFDEIYARYISGAGKSGDVLIAISTSGNSENIIRAITTAKISGMYTIALTGATGGKIKDFSDLLINVPSTDTPRIQETHILIGHIICEIVEREMFPR
- a CDS encoding glycosyltransferase — translated: MDSGNEVVIFTFSLQYPSFLFPGKTQYSNEPKPEGLDIRIEVNSINPFSWIKVGRKIKKMRPDILLIRFWLPFMGPCFGSIARIAKKNKFTKVISVLDNYLPHEKRFGDKWLAKYFIKPVDGCVVMSHAVEGELRTASKNILVDYCPHPLFDHFGAIIPKNEARKTLGIDENSRWMLFFGLIRDYKGLDLLLYSMKENGANANDLKLLVAGEFYSNSEFYYNLVKELGLEERVKFFPEFIPDNQVATFFSAADIVVQPYKHATQSGVTQIAYHFNKPMIVTNVGGLAEMVPHEKVGYVIDPNPAIIANAIGKFYSDNKEQYFSDGAAKEKTKYSWKRMAETIFLVNSKITGKSEEQYN
- a CDS encoding ferritin, with translation MISKKVEKEINKQINAEFYSAYLYLSMAAWCQTKNLKGFANWMHVQYQEETAHALKFHDYVIERGGTVTFDAIAAPKESWKNIIDIFAETLKHENHVTALINNLMNVALSEKDHAASNFLQWFVNEQVEEEANVTGVLEQLKMIEGKGSALLMLDREMQQRVFVPLTATN
- a CDS encoding NADP-dependent isocitrate dehydrogenase, with the protein product MEEKSPVIIWTKIDEAPALASYSLLPIVNAFTKAAGVEVETRDISLAGRIIANFPDNLKEDQKIHDYLTELGNLTLTKEANIIKLPNISASVPQLIAAIQELNSKGYNIPNYPEEPKTEEEHKLVERFAKVLGSAVNPVLREGNSDRRSAASVKKFSQKNPHRMMKAWSADSKSHVSFMKANDFFGNEKSFVAQNNNSFKIEFANENGVTSVLKDGLKFTTNEVIDCTFMSAKALKEFYAQQIQDAKEKGILLSLHLKATMMKVSDPVMFGYAVEVFYKEVLDKHADALKEIGFNQNNGIADLYARLDKLPVEKQKEIEADIQALYTKQPALAMVDSDKGITNLHVPNNIIIDASMPVVIRDGGKMWNTANKLQDTKCVVPDRCYSTLYQVVIEDCIKNGQYNPATMGSVSNVGLMAQKAEEYGSHPTTFIIKENGTVKVIAEDGVVLMEQKVEKGDIWRMSRVKDIPINDWVKLAVTRARQSNTPAIFWLDKNRAHDAQIIKKVELYLKDHDLTNLEIKIMCPDDAIRYTLERTRAGKDTISVTGNVLRDYLTDLFPILELGTSARMLSIVPLLGGGGLFETGAGGSAPKHVQQFLEESHLRWDSLGEFLALTVSLEHLGYNFNNKVALDLAKALDNAVGKYLENQKEPSKKAGELDNRGSHFYLAMYWAQALAEQNENADLKAKFTVAAKQLAENETIILKEIAETVGKPADIGGYYLPDDKKANNALRPSKTLNKIIDSI
- a CDS encoding RNA-binding S4 domain-containing protein; the protein is MTQKTFAITGDYIELIKLLKAARICFSGGEAKQMVEEEMVQLNGNIELRKRAKIRVGDVVTVNEKNVTITVEAAE
- a CDS encoding glycosyltransferase family 2 protein, with the protein product MVKLSAIICTYNREKYLPLALDALINQKGTEKGDFEIVIINNNSTDKTEEISLSYQKKYTDIPFVYATESKQGLSHARNKGIEVSNGELLAFLDDDAFADENYIKDVLNYFELNQHIKAVGGRILLHFETQKPAWYTNYLGSLLGYFNPWDEPRLFNKKQYPRGSNMVYKSELFKKYGVFNPELGRIGAGMLGSEEKEMFQRIYSGNEAIYYLPKAVIYHMVPIERTLTPFLRKQSVGVGKSERIRILTTNLGFTKKIIEEIIKWKVSFILFLFYLFTFRPAKGNMLIRFRYWVFLGLRGKE